In Lemur catta isolate mLemCat1 chromosome 1, mLemCat1.pri, whole genome shotgun sequence, one DNA window encodes the following:
- the CREB3L3 gene encoding cyclic AMP-responsive element-binding protein 3-like protein 3 isoform X1 encodes MSGDSAAGKMAFSVCPTGPADSLELLDLLFDRQDGILRHVELGEDWGGVEDQQMLPGPDPDDFLSSILGSGDSAPSSPLWSPAASDSGISEDLPSDPQDTPPRSGLSTSPAGCRPAGPCPNYRPSPLCPSRPPGPVIQVLESSVAIDLGTWSPGGSLYAEELAEPVDLPPRCNLTVKDLLLSGSSGDLQQHHLAAPHMLRPGTGHCQELVLTEDEKKLLAKEGITLPTQLPLTKYEERMLKKIRRKIRNKQSAQESRKKKKEYIDGLETRMSACTAHNQELQRKVLHLEKQNLSLLEQLKKLQAIVVQSTSKSVQTGTCIAVLLLSFALIILPSISPFATNKAESPGDFAPMRVFSRTLHNDAASRVAPDAVPGSEAPGPQPEAGTPHGESPGSPGVDWGIRDTLARSNSTRELDNSTLVLGNSTEELGRATLLDWVARESVLSPGLSGLEAAGDEL; translated from the exons ATGAGCGGGGACTCGGCAGCTGGCAAG ATGGCTTTCTCCGTCTGTCCCACGGGACCCGCCGACAGCCTGGAGCTCCTGGACCTCCTGTTCGACCGGCAGGACGGCATCCTGCGACACGTTGAGCTGGGCGAGGACTGGGGCGGCGTCGAGGACCAG CAGATGTTGCCAGGCCCTGACCCCGATGACTTCCTCAGCTCCATCCTGGGCTCGGGAGATTCAGCGCCCAGCTCCCCACTCTGGTCTCCCGCGGCTAGTGACAGCGGCATCTCCGAAGACCTGCCCTCCGACCCCCAGGACACCCCTCCACGCAGCGGACTCTCCACCAGCCCAGCTGGCTGCCGTCCTGCCGGGCCCTGCCCCAACTACCGTCCcagccccctctgcccctccaggcCCCCAGGGCCAGTCATCCAAGTGCTGGAGTCCTCGGTGGCCATAGACCTGG GAACATGGAGCCCAGGAGGAAGCCTGTATGCTGAGGAGCTGGCCGAGCCGGTGGACTTGCCCCCACGCTGCAACCTCACGGTCAAAGACCTCCTCCTTTCCGGCAGCAGCGGGGACTTG cagcagcatcacctggcaGCCCCCCACATGCTGCGACCTGGGACAGGGCACTGTCAGGAGTTGGTGCTGACAGAGGACGAGAAGAAGCTTCTGGCCAAAGAGGGCATCACTCTGCCCACCCAACTGCCCCTCACCAAG TATGAGGAGCGAATGCTGAAAAAGATCCGCCGGAAGATACGAAATAAACAGTCAGCCcaagaaagcaggaaaaagaagaaggaatatATCGATGGTTTGGAGACTCG GATGTCAGCCTGCACTGCCCATAATCAAGAGTTGCAGAGGAAAGTCTTGCACCTTGAGAAGCAAAATCT GTCCCTCTTGGAGCAGCTGAAGAAACTCCAGGCCATTGTGGTCCAGTCTACCAGCAAGTCTGTCCAGACGGGCACCTGCATAGCA GTCCTGTTGCTGTCTTTTGCCCTCATCATCCTCCCCTCCATCAGCCCTTTCGCCACCAACAAAGCCGAGAGCCCCGGGGACTTTGCACCCATGCGAG TCTTTTCCAGAACTTTGCACAACGACGCTGCCTCCCGCGTGGCCCCCGACGCCGTGCCAGGCTCCGAGGCCCCAGGACCCCAGCCCGAGGCTGGCACGCCCCACGGAGAGTCTCCAGGCAGCCCCGGGGTGGACTGGGGCATCCGGGACACGCTGGCGCGGAGCAATTCGACACGGGAGCTGGACAACTCGACCCTGGTCCTGGGCAACTCCACGGAGGAGCTGGGCCGGGCCACCCTGCTGGACTGGGTGGCGCGTGAGTCTGTCCTCAGCCCAGGACTCTCGGGGCTGGAGGCGGCGGGGGACGAGCTCTGA
- the CREB3L3 gene encoding cyclic AMP-responsive element-binding protein 3-like protein 3 isoform X2, whose product MSGDSAAGKMAFSVCPTGPADSLELLDLLFDRQDGILRHVELGEDWGGVEDQMLPGPDPDDFLSSILGSGDSAPSSPLWSPAASDSGISEDLPSDPQDTPPRSGLSTSPAGCRPAGPCPNYRPSPLCPSRPPGPVIQVLESSVAIDLGTWSPGGSLYAEELAEPVDLPPRCNLTVKDLLLSGSSGDLQQHHLAAPHMLRPGTGHCQELVLTEDEKKLLAKEGITLPTQLPLTKYEERMLKKIRRKIRNKQSAQESRKKKKEYIDGLETRMSACTAHNQELQRKVLHLEKQNLSLLEQLKKLQAIVVQSTSKSVQTGTCIAVLLLSFALIILPSISPFATNKAESPGDFAPMRVFSRTLHNDAASRVAPDAVPGSEAPGPQPEAGTPHGESPGSPGVDWGIRDTLARSNSTRELDNSTLVLGNSTEELGRATLLDWVARESVLSPGLSGLEAAGDEL is encoded by the exons ATGAGCGGGGACTCGGCAGCTGGCAAG ATGGCTTTCTCCGTCTGTCCCACGGGACCCGCCGACAGCCTGGAGCTCCTGGACCTCCTGTTCGACCGGCAGGACGGCATCCTGCGACACGTTGAGCTGGGCGAGGACTGGGGCGGCGTCGAGGACCAG ATGTTGCCAGGCCCTGACCCCGATGACTTCCTCAGCTCCATCCTGGGCTCGGGAGATTCAGCGCCCAGCTCCCCACTCTGGTCTCCCGCGGCTAGTGACAGCGGCATCTCCGAAGACCTGCCCTCCGACCCCCAGGACACCCCTCCACGCAGCGGACTCTCCACCAGCCCAGCTGGCTGCCGTCCTGCCGGGCCCTGCCCCAACTACCGTCCcagccccctctgcccctccaggcCCCCAGGGCCAGTCATCCAAGTGCTGGAGTCCTCGGTGGCCATAGACCTGG GAACATGGAGCCCAGGAGGAAGCCTGTATGCTGAGGAGCTGGCCGAGCCGGTGGACTTGCCCCCACGCTGCAACCTCACGGTCAAAGACCTCCTCCTTTCCGGCAGCAGCGGGGACTTG cagcagcatcacctggcaGCCCCCCACATGCTGCGACCTGGGACAGGGCACTGTCAGGAGTTGGTGCTGACAGAGGACGAGAAGAAGCTTCTGGCCAAAGAGGGCATCACTCTGCCCACCCAACTGCCCCTCACCAAG TATGAGGAGCGAATGCTGAAAAAGATCCGCCGGAAGATACGAAATAAACAGTCAGCCcaagaaagcaggaaaaagaagaaggaatatATCGATGGTTTGGAGACTCG GATGTCAGCCTGCACTGCCCATAATCAAGAGTTGCAGAGGAAAGTCTTGCACCTTGAGAAGCAAAATCT GTCCCTCTTGGAGCAGCTGAAGAAACTCCAGGCCATTGTGGTCCAGTCTACCAGCAAGTCTGTCCAGACGGGCACCTGCATAGCA GTCCTGTTGCTGTCTTTTGCCCTCATCATCCTCCCCTCCATCAGCCCTTTCGCCACCAACAAAGCCGAGAGCCCCGGGGACTTTGCACCCATGCGAG TCTTTTCCAGAACTTTGCACAACGACGCTGCCTCCCGCGTGGCCCCCGACGCCGTGCCAGGCTCCGAGGCCCCAGGACCCCAGCCCGAGGCTGGCACGCCCCACGGAGAGTCTCCAGGCAGCCCCGGGGTGGACTGGGGCATCCGGGACACGCTGGCGCGGAGCAATTCGACACGGGAGCTGGACAACTCGACCCTGGTCCTGGGCAACTCCACGGAGGAGCTGGGCCGGGCCACCCTGCTGGACTGGGTGGCGCGTGAGTCTGTCCTCAGCCCAGGACTCTCGGGGCTGGAGGCGGCGGGGGACGAGCTCTGA